The sequence below is a genomic window from Pagrus major chromosome 20, Pma_NU_1.0.
cagtTCATCAAATAGTGCAGGGAGATATGACGCAAATCCTTCGACAACTCAACAAGTTTTTCCAGAAGAAAACATCTCCATGATTGTGGATTCGAGGCAGCGCTGATGGTGAAAAATGTAACCATGAAAATATTGCATATCTGGGGTGCCACTGAGGGGAGATCGGGCCTCTTCCTCTCCGGTAACAGCCACATATTGCTTCGGGTCAGTGCTGAGGACGGAGTACAAGGAACACTGTTCGGGGAAAAATAACATCTTCAGgaaaaagttgaaatatttcaagaaTCAAATATAAATTTCAGATATTTTAGGGATGAAAATTGAGAATAACCTGTTACTTTTACTGTCACACTTTGGCTGTTATAttctcaaaatgtaataatctaAAAACctgacatacattttttaaatatttagaaTAAATCATAACATCgatataaaaacaacacaattaaattaaatttcacgataatataaataaaatattaatgataCAAGAAGAAAAGTCATGGCATGATGAATATGAAGTCGTACATTTGTgagaaaacataatattatgagaataaagacattttcatgtGGAAAGGTTATGATTTGAGGatataacaaacaaaatgttaaaattaagaTTACGACCTGGAGTATTACGTTATTCACAACGTATTTCACTTAATTTTTGTGAATTTTCCGCTGTAACGTTCAACTTTTCTTGAAATATTCCAACCTGACTCTCAAAAGTCATATTTCCCCCCTACAGTACTCTTTATACTCCCTTGCAGTATTCTCACAGTCCTCAGTgtcacagacaaaaacacattcagtctTCCCAGCCAAAGAAACGTCCCGTCATCTGGTAGAACTTCATGTTGAAGGGCCTGTAGAAGTCCCGTAGCCTCTGCACCACCTCCGGGTCAATGTTCGGATGGGTCCGCCCTTTGGTTTTGCCCAGGCAGTGGGGCTTGCTGCTGCCCTCTGCCTTCTTGAGGCACGGGAAACCCTTGGTCTGGTTGAAGTAAAAGTGTTTGTCTGTGATGATCCTCTTGAGCCCCAGGAAGTCCTGCACGCGGCCCAGCTCTCCGGCCGGGTCGGTGATCAAACGCTCGCCGCTCACGAACAGGATCTGGCCCATGGGGAAGTACTGCAGCCAGTTGTCCAGGTGCTTGGCGTAGATGCCGATCTGGATGGCGCTCCACGAGGTGTCGATGAGCCCGGTAGTCCTGTTTTTGAAGGTGAGGCTCTCGAAAGAGGGAATGTCGGGCTTCTTGGACAGAGTCTGCGTGTAGTCCGAGATAGCCCTGGTGACCGGGTCCCTCACTACCACGATCAGCTTGGTGTCCCGGGACATGGCGGATATCCTGGCTGGAGCCTCTCTGGTCACAAAGTAGCTGGGGGTTTTCTCCATGGTGATCTGGCCCTCCAGGGTTTTGGGCATCAGCTCCCTGCGagtagaaaaatagaaaaaggggAAGTGAGATATTTGTTTGACTTGAACTCCCGACTGAATCACACTGAGCAACTGTCACAGTTGTACAACCGCTCTTGTTacaataaacattaaaactggATGAACTCAGGCTATGTCATCAAAAAACGCTGAATCCAATCAATCAAGAATAACAACTGGGAACGGTTTGTTTTTAGTCGTTTATTTATTTGATCTCTGTCaggtgtctttttttcttcgAGCTCAATTAGCTACCAAGAGGTGTGACCAAATAATTACATGCAGTTTTAGCGGCGCAGCACCACGTTCTGGATGTAAAGAACATTCTTGCGGTGATAGTATGCAGATGCTACCTCATGTGTTCCTTAATGTAGCCTGAGGGCTTGTGAAATCAAGAAGGGGTACTCCCTCGGGTCCATTTGAAAGAGGGTATTCTTCACTCTGACAGGGCGCGGAAAGAAAAACGTCCATCTCTATACCCATACTATGGTAGTGCCGGttataaaatattgatatttgagcTGAAAGGCCGTCCCAGCATAATTGATCACCTTCCTGTCTTTCACTTTTGGtggaaaaacatcagaaaacatgcagtttttcatcatttttaatatcaCCCTCTGGTGGATTGTGAGAAATGAGTGTTTGCCTCCTCACAGCAGTGTTCCTGTGGTTTAACACTGTATTAATTTGGAAACATAATTTCGGAGAGTTGCTCTTGTTTGTAGGTGTTATGAACAGTTTCCACTTGAGCaatctgaacacacagagtAAATATATTCATCAATTGGTATTCAAACTGTGTTCACCTCCTATGAAATTAAATCCTACTGATGGGAAGTTTACTCATAAGTCCTGCCTTTAAATATTTACACCGGCAGAGTTCAACTCGGCATAACCTGCCctgtaacatttatttatttgggaaAGATTTCCCCTAAATGTGCTGGAGCCCTTTTCTGCCACGGGCTCACAAAAGGGATGGGAAACAAGCTAATCCATTTGGCCATGCCACCCCTCTTCTCCCACTCCTCTTTCTCCGCTTTTTCCTTCTGCCCAGCTGCCTTCGGGACAGTGACCTTAAGCAAAGCGAGGTAAAAGCAGCCCCATGAATGATTAACGCTCCCTCCCTCTGCCATTTAGAGCCTCTGCAGAATACAGCTTTAAAATTCACCAAAGTACAGAATGCAGGCGTCAATTATTCATCTgcttggctgctgctgcttaaaGCGAGGACTGGCGCTGACAAAGTGGCCCAGGCTGCTCCCAGGGTAGACGCCGTTTGCCGCCCGTGACAGAACTACTGAGACCCTGAAGGAGGGGAGGTCCTCTTCCAATTTCTTAAGAGTGCTCAACACTTTAATCTGTTGTTTCTAGGCCTCGTACGAACAGCGGCAAGGAACTGGCATGTGTGGGCGCAAGTACTGCAGAGTGTCTTTTTCTGATGTCATGTGACGGGCACCGATTTTCTGCCCTGCTGGAAGAGGCTGGTAAACAATCATGCTCCGTTTAACATACACAGAATGGGATGAGACAGAGGGCACTGAGATCTTCGCTCAGGACGAAGCCTTTAGAAAAACAGCATGCATTTCTAAAAGACACCAGCAGTCGTGATGAGTGTGATGGCTGGTTTCACTGAGGGCTCCCCCCCAACGAGTCCTCTGAATTAAGAGACAAATTGCATAGTTTGTAATTGCCCCTCGAGATGACACATATAAGCCATTTCTGATCTGACGTCCCTATTAGGCTGATGAACGATGCCATCATCCATCACTGATGGTTGACAGCCATCGACTACTGAGCCCTGAAAATCATAAAATTGTGAGACATTTtgcagaggaaaggaaaagatgTTTGTGGCTGCTCAGTGCACCAACGTTACGTCTTCATGTCCCGTTTATTATGAGTTTTCTTAGCTTCACTTCCTCAGTATAGCTAGGTTAGTCTGCTAACTTTGTTTCGAGCTTCTGAGGACGAACACAGCTATGTAACGGACATGTGGCGTGGAGACGAAGATGCCTTTCGTAcatcgtcatatgccaattcgGCAGACATCACCCAACTCGAGTCCCTATCAGCAGGACTACATCCTGAAAATCAGTGTTACAGAAGTAACAATGTCAAATCATTTCTTCCTCACTCCTTTCCTTCAAGACTGTAAGATCATTCCTATGGCTCCGAAACATATTTGTCACTCGGACTGTTTCTGGGGATTTGCTGAAACAAGTGATGCTGTTATTTTTCTTGGGAaaggacattttcttttcctcagtCATGACTGCAAACGTGACGGAAAAACAAACGGAGTGGACGCTGGGACTCACTGCTGAAACCTCTGGAGATGTCGTGGGCCCTTCAGCAAAACATTGAGGAAGGAGAGTCAAAACAGCAGCGTACACAAGAAAGGGATATTAACATTTAGTCCTACATAACAGATCTTGGGAGAGGACATTTTCAGTTACTGAGGTGACAGCACAAGTGCATCTTTGCCACCTTTCCTTATGGTCATTCGAGGCTTTTCTCACAGCTGCCGGTTGCACTCAGCATATGAAGTGAAACTGATCTAAAAGCAATAAGTCAATACCTTCAGGTCAATGTCACAACATACTCTACGCTTTGTGGCTGAGTGTTTCTCAGTGGATGTTCTCTGCGAGGAACAAAACATGAGGTCAGCACTGAGGGGACACGCAGGAAGTGGTCGATAAGAGCAAGAGCGGCAACACAGGTGCAACGATGTCTCGACATCCGCCTGCGACACTGACCGTCACCTGACCTCCAGAGTCCTCTCAGTATCTGCGGCCTCTCCCACAGCTGTGTAAAGACGGACGTGGACAAGGCTCCTTTCCTCCCACATTAGCTCTGCCCCATCGCCCCAAGAGTCCAGAGCGAGGCTGTATAATGGTGCTTTAAAACAACCTCGGTGCCACCCGGGACTGCAATGGCTACTAAGCTGACAAGTCAATAATAAAGAACACGGAGACTAAATATTGATAAAAGGGGGGGGGGATCCCAGACGCTTGCACGCTTAGGAAGTCATCACGTGCGTCTTTCCTGCCTGTACTGGCGACATGCTGATGTGGGAGCCACTACACTCCTCGGACAGCCTTTACAGTAGAGCCACGACTTTATGATGCAAAAGAGAACATTATTGttttatgaaaaagaaatgagcCCGTACTAAAGGAAGCATCTATATTTGATGGAGTGCGTCGAGCCTGTTCTGTGGTCGATGCACTCACAGCGGTGGTGGGGGCACTCTGGAGGGGTTTTCAGGGTCAGTGAGGTATGTGGTACGGTGTGCAACGTGAAGGCACTCGTGTTTTGAAGTCCAAGTATGGAGGTCATAAAGCCCCAGTGTATTCAGGTTGATGTAAATGTTAGAGTTATTGGGAGAatggtcacatgaaacggatgcttgttacatgacattttcttttcttttttggcaaatacaatTTAAACAAACTTCGGCCTGCAACTAATTATTGATGACTATGATTATATGATTGTGAGTAATCCTCTCCACGGATGAAAAAGTGACATCATTGGCCCCTACGTGCAACTCAACTTGCTGATGGTTTGTTTCAGAAATTTGGGCGTGTTATGCTCGTagcggctaatgtagcctcTAGCCTCGAGCAGAGATGAGGAGTCCACGCCACATTCGCGGACTTTATAATTTCCAAACATAAAGTTTCCAGTCCGAACCCACGTTTGCCTCAAGTTACGTCAGTTGAAACAATTTTCGCacctccctctggagccacaaaagtctTTATGCAAAGTCTTTTTTCATGGCGGTGTCTTGAAATCATTACCTGCAGTTGAAAACGAGGAAAGACACAAATTAGAGGTCTGCTTGGTCGCTAATAACCGAAACCTGACCCGTCACCCGAGTCAGTCCGTTTTGATAGTGTCCCACTGTCTCGCCTCGAggttctgtgtttgtgtgtcaacatgttggctctccctctctctattttggtttgtttggttCCACCACATTTCAGCTTGGATGTAATTATCCTTGGATTTATTTAGAACTGTTCTGACGGTTCCTGGGTCTCTTTCAGATCCGGTCTCATTAttcaaaaaagacatttttgcatGTCACACTTGGATAAGTTTTAGAAAGGTTCTGGACTCATGAAGACCTCTAATACGAAGTGTCAAATTTGAGGAGATGGAACCAGAAATATGAtaatcttttattcattttctgtcaatcaagtGACGAGTTCAAGTAGAGAGCTTCAATTCTCAACTTTTTAAGTTCAAGTTGGGCGAAGGAGTAAGGAACACTTGGTTTTACAGTACGTGCGCTCCACTGGGGTATGTCTTTCCATGCTACAGCAGAAGCACGCAGCTCTTTTTCTAATGAAACTTTATTGGCAGGGTAGGTGATGTAACAGATGACAAACCATCCAAGTGCTTGAAAATTTACTGCAGTTCCAGATTACGCTTTGATGTCTTCATCGTGCTGCTAAAATACGACTCCCTCAGCACAGTGATGCATGAAACACAGGCAGCCGGATCGACTCATGAAACGAGACACAGACCCAAAAACCGAAATAAGAAACACGGAGCGCATGAACCCTGGCCCTGCCTTTAAATCAAATTCACTGCTCTGGCACGCGTTTAAGTTCTGGGGGGagaaacaagcagaaaacatGTAGGATGTAAGATATTTAGAGCGGAGCAAACAGCTTGTGTACATGACAGAACATAACACATGTTGTAACTGTACGTCATTCCTCTCATATGGAACCAACTAGCTGGGAAAAGGATGCCAGGAGCTCATTCAGGCTTCTATTCCCTATTAAAAAAACCAAATCCAATGTACACAGTAACGTGCAGTACATCACTCAATGCGTCCTTTGTAGGCTCGTCTATAAAGTAACCACTTTGGAATAAAGGGCCTGACGCATCGCTGCTTTTCGTTTCCCTACTGAACAGAATTTCACTCGCAAAACTAACTCAACTCTGCCCTCAGATACAGGCAGTGACTCATGTCTGCCTGTTATATGAATGCCAGAAAAGTCCGACTGTGCCATAAGGTCTTATTTACTGTAAAGCAGGCGCATGCAGAAATATGACAACTTGACATGTGAATTAGGGAGGAGTAAAAACTAACAAGCGATCAGCGCTGAATGGGCGTTTTCCTGGTGCTATCCTGGACTTCCTAGAAAAGGGACTTGAACATCGGGAGTTGTAAAGACGTACAGGCAAGTGGGCATGATCGCTGTCCACTTTCCCCCCCCAAAAGCCTTTGATTCATTTTTCCTCATCTAGCAGGGAGCCCTGGCAGACATTACTACACTCCCACAGTGTTCCCCTGCCACTACCACCAGATAATAATCTTGTAATTGGCTCAATATTTCTGCTGTTTGCAGGCAAAGCAAAGGCCAGCGCCGCTCTTGGTGGCTTGGACTCACCAAGATATTTTCCAGGTCAGTGGATAGCTAGCGGaggtcagagagaaaaagagggggaggaaggagggagagggtgaTTTAGAGTAATGGCTGCTGTGCGGTGAGGGGAAAGCCCACAGCTCTGAGCCTCGGAGCTTTGCTGCTCTGCCAACCTTGTGCAACAACACAGCTCTTAACCTGCCCTGCGGGCTGCAAATCGCCGGCAGCGCTGCCGCACATAAAAGCTACAATGGCACACATATGACGTGGGGTGTCAGCCTGTAACGGCTTCTGCAAATTACTCTGGGAACCCCATGGAAACACTAATGATCgacaaaatgacatgtttgcTATCAACTCTCATTCACCTCCCTTCGTGTTAATCACATACTTCAGAGGTGGGCAGCGAGTGGCGCAGCTGAGGCTGGATGGCAGCAGATCCAGCTACATATAATTCAGGGATTACAGGTGTGAGCGTCCCAGCAGCACATCGGGATAATCGTCTGTTTTACGACCCTGACAGTCTCAGTCTGTGTAGATCAGCCCGCgtgacctttttttccccacatgcACTGTCACCTTTGGCTGTACACCTGCGCTTTACAGCTGTAaatcctccccctcctcctggaCAGTTAAGTTATTATCGGATTACTGCCGATCGAATCGCACAGCTTCCACGACCGAATCGAGTGccttcagttttctgttgctcGGGCAAGAAATGTGCAGAATTTCACACTCAGCAGAGGCTTTATCTGGTGatatcttcctttttttttctaaatgatcGACAGGGCTGAAAATATTGTGACCAAACAGGGCCGTTATGACCAAATATCGCTCATGAGACTCCAATCACACTGAGAACAGGAGCCTTTCCAAAACAATTTGTTAACCTACTCTCcgaagtgtgttctttcattttgttgagGCATTTATTTACCATACGACTTGGCATGTTGGGTTTAAGTGTGTTTCTCCgtgcatctcccatagacttcaatacaggTGTCACCTCAGTCTGGGACCCTTCCTTCTTCTTTAGGTTCCTCGGTTAAAGGTGTGTCAATTGTGAAATCACTTGTTGTTGCCCTTGATTGTAATCTTAGCTCCCCTCGGTTAGTCTTTGACAGGAAAGTCTCGTTCAGATACAGGGGAAACATGCCGTGGCTTGTTTGTCTTGTGCCGTTGGAAGTCGTTTTGCTTGTGGGGAAGCTAAATCTCTGCAAAAGAGAAGGTTAAGAGCTGCTTGCATCCAGGTAAGGGATCGTGTAACTTCCCACTATAGCGTGTAGGTTTCTAGCTCGGAGGTTGTCAGTCTAAAGGTCAGACTACTCTTTGGTAAGTAAGTAGAGAGAAGAAAACTTGATCTATTCTGACCCGGTTCTGACTTCACTTTGCTTCGTATGTGGCTAATTTGTTCAACCTCCCCcgcaaaaaaagttaaattattaGAGTCAGACCTCACATCTGAAAACCATCTTCTGTTTCTCAGTTTTGATGCAACCTTGGCCACCATTTTAAGGTTTTTCTTCCCACAATTTATTAGTACTTGAGCTTTATAGTGAAGCAACCAATAAGATGTTGATCAGCATCATTTGAAAACGATGAAGATGGGGACACTGCGGGGGAAAAAAACTAGTTTttctaacaaaacaaaagcatattCTCATCCTGAGTCAGGGAAGAAATTATCCGAGGTGGGCTCTTGGAATTAAAGAGTGAAATCAGAGCGGTACATGGGAACTGTAGGGGGTCGGAAGCAATTTTGAGAGACATACAATTACAAGATAAGAGCGGTCTATTCCTGGAAAACAACATGGGAGGACAGGGTCGACTGTTTTCCTCTGGGAAATGGCATGGTTTTGATAGAGAATAAGTaggaaagggaaagaaaacCTGCACGACACTGGGGACACATAAGATAACAATGTCCGTGTGGATGAAAAACTTTCgaaaatgtcagcttttttaAATAACAGGAAACTCATTGTCAGATTGATGATTAGTTGTGTTTCAGATTAGACGAAGGAGGGATGTGAAAGAGGTTTTCTAAAAGCTTGTGtctgggaggaggagagcaggaaaTTAAGactgaaaaatggaaaagtgTTTAACGTCAGCGTCATTAATAAAACAACTTTCCAGTGatattaaaaaacttaaaagtaaaaaaaacatccccgGTGATAGTAGTCGACAAAGACAAGTGGAGGATAAAGCCGCTGTGCTCCCTCGGGCTTAGATGGTggaaaaagcaataaaaggaaAGTTAATCAACAACACGAGAGTCGACTGTGGGGGGAGAGCGAACACTGGAAATGGTACAAAGCCCCATAAGTTGTGTTGTCTGTTCTCATTTGTCTTAAGATTCAGTCACATTTGGGTATTAGCTGGTGaaagcattcattcattcagactcttctagcctcaaacacagggcttgaaaaaaaaaaaaaaataccgcTGGCTTGTTGCCATCGCAATTTATCTCAGTTGAAATGTTTGGCTACACTCAGAAAGTTTCATGCACACTCAAATATTAGAGAGCTCATAAATAATGtctgggaaaagaaaaaataatcagacCTATTCGATTTGTTACTCGGTGAAGTTGATTATAAATGGAGCTCAGGAATAATACTGTATCGTACGCTGTAGTAAAAACAAGTCCTGTATAAATAAATCTCCCTGCTGGACACTCGCCTCACCACTAAGCtctgactttttccctctctctttattttctttccatacAACAACAGCTATGCGATTTAGTTAAAAAATTTATAGAGTTAGCTTTGCGGTATGTTCTTATAAATTTATCAGCAGCGTTTTTTAACAGAATCCTTCTTTTTGAGTGTAAGTAAGTCCCCGGTTTATTGCGTaaggctgaaaaaaaataagCTTTATCTTTATAGCAACTTGCTTGTGAATTATTCACCCTCTCTAACTGTGGTGGAAGActgagagggaggcagagaggctCCATCTGAAGCCTTTCTTTTTACACATCAACTAGCAGAGACCGCTGACTTCCACATCACATCCAGGCTGCGTATCAGCAGAGAGGatagagggggaggaggagggggaggtgtggggaggaggagggtgagatgGGTGAGAGTGATGAGAgctccaaaaaaagaaagatgaggaaaaacagacacagacagaaatatccCATTTTTTTTACGACTGGCATTTTGCTGTATATGATTATATAACTTTATCCCAAAGTAGTTTGTATAAGATCATTCTGACAAGAACCATAAGTGCTCAGATGATCGTGCCAGTATATCGACTTTTTATGGTATATTTTTAAGGATTAT
It includes:
- the LOC141015066 gene encoding heparan sulfate glucosamine 3-O-sulfotransferase 3A1-like, producing the protein MFAQHGCGSCTDHPGTGMAFSRVGRLDPAARGVFRRAAVMLCSLLTSLFLLHCLTERCGTTSPVRASSSRGLLQDLRAQRTKRLVYEWTEPVVGYGGTGRVVNEPPEESPDLVASSRKVSPRFAGKLSPLGEGSKKLPQALIIGVKKGGTRALLEFLRVHPDIRAVGAEPHFFDRNYENGLDWYRELMPKTLEGQITMEKTPSYFVTREAPARISAMSRDTKLIVVVRDPVTRAISDYTQTLSKKPDIPSFESLTFKNRTTGLIDTSWSAIQIGIYAKHLDNWLQYFPMGQILFVSGERLITDPAGELGRVQDFLGLKRIITDKHFYFNQTKGFPCLKKAEGSSKPHCLGKTKGRTHPNIDPEVVQRLRDFYRPFNMKFYQMTGRFFGWED